The Cyclobacteriaceae bacterium genome includes a region encoding these proteins:
- a CDS encoding PadR family transcriptional regulator — protein sequence MKGTYLGEFEEVVLLSIAILGNDAYGISIKDEIKKRLKREPSIGALHSAFSRLEEKGFIDSREGETAPERGGRRKLYYCITKSGVRALEKSRELRNSMWNAIPSLIIDWKKS from the coding sequence ATGAAAGGAACGTATCTGGGAGAATTTGAAGAAGTAGTGCTTCTCTCCATCGCTATACTGGGCAATGATGCTTATGGCATTTCCATTAAGGATGAAATAAAGAAAAGATTGAAACGCGAACCGAGCATCGGGGCACTTCACTCTGCATTCAGCAGGCTTGAGGAAAAAGGATTTATCGATTCCAGAGAAGGTGAAACAGCACCCGAACGCGGCGGAAGAAGAAAATTATACTACTGTATCACTAAGTCTGGGGTGCGGGCGCTGGAAAAATCAAGGGAACTAAGAAATAGCATGTGGAATGCCATTCCTTCTCTCATTATCGACTGGAAAAAATCATGA
- a CDS encoding FtsX-like permease family protein — MKANRNDPPAFGTWLMELFGNSKEASNLLGDLHELYSRRLQENGFAKARLYYWVDFISILIHQPLRKKKTFHTSSNNMGLLFNYFKVASRNLMRQKLHTGINIVGLSIGFTFSLLIFLYVAHELSYDSFHKNGKNIYLLPMTWHFNETVMPTGANCSVGGPFMEDAFPEVVKSVRISMSALSFSKNGEGINEKDVFFADSTFFSIFTFPFLQGDSSSALTKPNSIVITRKSAEKYFGADWANQNTLGKQIVGTNGKAYAITGIIENVPSNSELQFNFVVSFSSLKISRATPTWDNSEFYTYVLLSDHADVDDIKSKIPVRMEEKFGKDGRSTIDLDLIPLREVYLQSSGYNVPNTSNIIYIRIFSFVATLIILIATINYINMATARSMERALEVGVRKVMGAERSQLFNQFLSESLIVTIFSLLMAIMLASLLLPAFNILTGKSLSLEPLGTPLNILLFIGGGLLISLLSGIYPAVFVSGYSPSKVLKGKLKDSSQGIRLRESLVLGQFFISILLIISTLMVSDQIRFIQNKSLGFERKKLVGLSLDSLSRTRINVLKNSLAEESIITHTTATYQFPTRISHQTAMSLKNETENDRKLLTAVCVDSDFVKTVGLEVAAGRDLTHNVDETSPTWEILINQSAADFFGWSEEEAIGKELKVWQTDGVIKGVLKDFHFSSLHDPISPLVVFSGNQAQRYSYLIVNISGSPTEIKNILETHWKKVNSESPFELRFLDEQYESMYKKETQLRNIINAFSVLAILISILGLFGLASYSILQRTKELGIRKVLGASITGLIGLVSKRFIRLVVIAFILAIPFNWYLMNQWLSTFAYHTTFNWWIVLGAGLTTILLAMGTVIYHAFEAARVNPSKTLRSQ; from the coding sequence ATGAAAGCTAACCGCAATGATCCCCCCGCATTTGGAACCTGGCTCATGGAGTTGTTCGGTAATTCCAAAGAGGCCTCCAATCTCCTCGGCGACCTGCATGAACTTTATTCAAGACGACTGCAAGAGAATGGCTTTGCAAAAGCAAGACTATACTATTGGGTAGACTTCATTTCTATCCTTATTCACCAACCTCTCCGGAAAAAGAAAACTTTTCACACATCAAGCAATAACATGGGACTTCTATTCAATTACTTTAAAGTTGCGAGTCGCAATCTGATGCGTCAAAAGCTTCACACCGGAATTAACATTGTCGGCCTGTCAATCGGCTTCACATTCAGCTTGCTGATCTTTCTCTATGTTGCCCATGAACTGAGTTATGATAGTTTTCACAAGAACGGCAAGAACATTTACTTGCTGCCCATGACCTGGCACTTCAATGAAACGGTCATGCCGACTGGTGCCAACTGCAGCGTTGGTGGCCCCTTCATGGAAGATGCTTTCCCGGAAGTAGTTAAAAGTGTCAGAATCTCTATGTCAGCACTTTCGTTCTCCAAAAATGGAGAAGGCATCAATGAAAAGGATGTATTCTTTGCGGACTCTACCTTCTTCTCAATTTTCACCTTCCCATTTCTGCAAGGAGATTCTTCCTCTGCACTTACAAAACCAAACTCAATCGTTATTACCAGAAAGTCAGCGGAAAAATACTTCGGTGCCGACTGGGCTAATCAAAACACTCTTGGAAAACAGATCGTAGGCACCAATGGAAAAGCATATGCTATCACAGGCATCATAGAAAATGTTCCATCCAATTCCGAGCTGCAATTCAATTTTGTTGTATCCTTTTCATCATTGAAGATTTCAAGAGCTACACCAACCTGGGACAATAGTGAATTCTACACCTATGTTTTGCTGAGCGATCATGCCGATGTAGATGATATTAAAAGCAAGATCCCCGTGAGAATGGAAGAGAAGTTCGGCAAAGATGGAAGATCGACCATTGATCTTGATCTTATCCCGCTTCGTGAAGTTTATCTCCAAAGCTCCGGCTATAATGTGCCTAACACCAGCAACATCATCTACATCCGGATCTTTTCCTTTGTGGCAACACTGATTATTCTCATTGCAACGATCAACTATATCAATATGGCTACAGCTCGTTCCATGGAACGCGCACTCGAAGTAGGTGTCAGAAAGGTAATGGGTGCTGAAAGATCTCAACTATTCAATCAATTCCTCAGCGAATCTCTCATCGTAACGATCTTTTCCTTACTAATGGCCATTATGCTTGCATCATTACTTCTTCCAGCGTTTAACATTCTAACGGGCAAAAGCTTAAGTCTCGAGCCGTTAGGTACTCCTTTGAACATCCTTTTATTCATCGGAGGAGGTCTGTTAATCAGCTTGCTTTCCGGCATTTACCCGGCAGTATTCGTTTCAGGTTATTCTCCTTCCAAGGTTCTGAAAGGAAAACTTAAAGACTCAAGTCAGGGGATTCGCCTCAGAGAATCGTTAGTCCTTGGCCAATTCTTCATTTCCATTTTACTGATCATCTCAACCTTGATGGTGTCTGACCAGATCCGATTTATTCAGAATAAAAGCCTTGGATTTGAAAGGAAGAAGCTTGTAGGTCTTTCATTGGATAGCCTCTCCCGCACAAGAATAAATGTTCTTAAGAATTCACTTGCGGAAGAATCCATTATCACCCACACCACTGCTACTTACCAGTTCCCAACCCGGATCAGTCATCAGACTGCCATGAGTCTTAAGAACGAGACTGAGAACGACCGCAAACTTCTGACCGCCGTGTGTGTGGATTCTGATTTTGTAAAGACAGTCGGGCTTGAAGTTGCAGCCGGAAGAGATCTCACACATAATGTTGATGAGACATCGCCTACCTGGGAAATCCTTATCAACCAATCAGCCGCAGATTTTTTTGGCTGGTCAGAGGAAGAGGCCATCGGGAAAGAATTAAAGGTCTGGCAAACTGACGGAGTAATAAAAGGTGTGTTGAAAGATTTTCACTTCTCCTCTCTTCACGATCCCATCAGCCCGCTGGTTGTGTTTTCCGGAAACCAGGCACAACGCTATAGCTACCTGATTGTAAATATCTCTGGATCACCAACAGAAATAAAGAACATACTCGAAACTCATTGGAAGAAAGTCAACAGTGAATCTCCTTTCGAACTCAGATTTCTGGACGAGCAATATGAATCGATGTATAAAAAAGAGACGCAACTACGAAACATCATAAACGCATTCTCTGTATTGGCGATACTTATTTCAATACTGGGCTTATTCGGACTTGCCTCCTACTCTATTCTTCAGAGGACAAAAGAACTGGGAATCCGAAAAGTTCTTGGTGCATCGATCACAGGATTGATCGGACTGGTGTCAAAACGTTTCATCCGGCTGGTCGTCATAGCATTCATACTGGCCATTCCTTTCAACTGGTATCTTATGAATCAATGGCTCAGCACCTTTGCATACCATACCACATTCAACTGGTGGATTGTTCTGGGGGCGGGTCTGACAACCATCCTGCTGGCAATGGGCACTGTGATCTACCACGCCTTTGAAGCTGCACGAGTCAACCCATCAAAAACACTCAGGTCTCAATAA
- a CDS encoding caspase family protein, producing the protein MRSLFILVALFYSVSVCSQGLITRTNEFLINTKTGMPDSGPLPRISWIHPKMEFTNSAQNKIEIKASIDSPTLLKEITLVVSSSLDGRVISKKSFAVKPEQQQYSIALTVNLPDGGNSLSLEAVTESGILVAEKRQIVTGKNASDAMVSLDRKDYILLFATNKYDHWDDLVNPIDDAHAIARELKEKYGFIVDIVENPTVEKMLEKIREYNERKFGPQDQLMVFFAGHGHYDESFGEGFVVGKNSLSNDVSRTTYLSHNRLRGVINNIPCNHILLTMDVCFGGTLDPVLARSRGAKPDEISSDKLLVRKWSHRTRKYLTSGGKEYVSDGTIGKHSPFAGKLIESLRARGGDDGILTLSEIQSNLEKLSQLPRFGSFGDDEALSDFVFVTR; encoded by the coding sequence ATGAGAAGTCTGTTTATTCTGGTTGCATTATTTTATTCTGTATCGGTCTGTTCACAAGGACTCATTACAAGAACTAATGAGTTTTTGATCAATACGAAGACGGGGATGCCCGACAGCGGACCTTTGCCAAGAATATCGTGGATCCATCCAAAAATGGAATTTACCAATAGCGCTCAAAACAAGATTGAAATCAAAGCGTCCATAGATTCACCAACTTTGTTGAAAGAAATTACCCTTGTGGTCAGCAGTTCTCTGGATGGAAGGGTTATTTCCAAAAAGAGCTTTGCGGTCAAGCCGGAGCAACAACAGTATTCTATTGCACTGACGGTTAACTTGCCGGATGGCGGAAATTCTCTTTCATTGGAGGCTGTTACCGAAAGCGGAATTCTTGTTGCTGAAAAGCGTCAGATTGTAACAGGTAAGAATGCATCCGATGCAATGGTCTCGCTTGACAGAAAGGATTACATATTATTGTTCGCCACCAATAAGTATGATCACTGGGATGATCTGGTGAATCCGATTGATGATGCTCACGCGATCGCGAGAGAGCTAAAGGAAAAGTATGGATTTATTGTTGACATCGTTGAGAATCCAACGGTTGAGAAAATGCTGGAGAAAATCCGTGAGTATAATGAACGTAAATTTGGTCCGCAGGATCAGTTGATGGTTTTCTTTGCCGGCCACGGTCATTATGATGAATCTTTTGGGGAAGGATTTGTGGTAGGGAAAAATTCACTTAGCAATGATGTCTCCCGAACTACTTACTTATCTCACAACCGCTTGCGAGGTGTCATTAATAATATACCCTGCAATCACATACTCCTCACGATGGATGTATGTTTTGGTGGGACTCTCGATCCTGTTCTTGCCCGTTCACGTGGCGCAAAGCCTGATGAGATTTCAAGTGATAAACTTTTAGTTCGGAAATGGAGTCATCGAACGCGAAAGTATCTTACTTCAGGCGGCAAAGAGTATGTATCAGACGGAACAATTGGAAAGCATTCTCCTTTTGCCGGTAAGCTTATCGAATCACTCAGGGCCAGAGGAGGTGATGATGGTATCTTAACATTGTCTGAAATTCAATCGAATCTCGAGAAACTAAGTCAACTCCCAAGGTTTGGTTCCTTTGGAGATGACGAAGCGTTGAGTGACTTTGTTTTCGTGACGAGGTAG
- a CDS encoding alpha/beta fold hydrolase → MQKINITSSDGYVLSALQGVPLTNSKGTVILSSATCIKKEFYINFAEYLVEKGYVVLLYDYRGIGESAPADLKNSDIYIHEWGTKDMNAVLNYVTSVFGTCQITWFGHSIGSQLMGFIENSKVIQKAISLNAAVGYWKYFPFPKNIGIWMMWYVIGPLMIKIHGYGMMKKIGWGEDLTKNSILEWREWCINKDYFMPCIREKLKTDRFDKFEVPITALYMDDDYIANDITVPLMMEFFPNAAREIKKIKVSDYTVEKAGHVDIFRKKFEYTLWPLLVEEIENKSMDHPVETRLVANYG, encoded by the coding sequence ATGCAAAAAATTAATATCACTTCGTCTGATGGCTATGTGTTGAGTGCGCTGCAGGGAGTTCCGCTGACCAACAGCAAAGGAACTGTTATCTTAAGTTCGGCTACATGCATTAAAAAAGAGTTCTATATAAACTTCGCAGAGTACCTCGTCGAAAAAGGTTATGTCGTATTACTTTATGACTACCGTGGTATAGGTGAATCAGCACCTGCTGATCTTAAAAATTCAGACATCTATATACACGAATGGGGAACCAAGGATATGAATGCTGTTCTGAATTATGTTACCAGCGTATTCGGGACGTGTCAGATCACCTGGTTCGGTCATAGCATTGGCTCACAGCTGATGGGATTCATTGAAAACAGCAAGGTGATACAAAAAGCAATTTCCCTGAACGCTGCAGTAGGCTACTGGAAGTATTTTCCCTTCCCTAAGAACATTGGCATCTGGATGATGTGGTATGTCATCGGTCCTTTGATGATAAAAATCCATGGATATGGGATGATGAAAAAGATCGGATGGGGTGAGGATCTGACAAAGAACTCTATTCTGGAATGGAGAGAATGGTGTATCAATAAAGATTACTTCATGCCATGCATCCGGGAAAAGCTGAAAACAGATCGCTTCGATAAATTCGAAGTTCCCATTACAGCTCTCTACATGGATGATGACTATATCGCCAATGACATTACCGTTCCTCTGATGATGGAATTCTTTCCAAATGCCGCCCGGGAGATCAAGAAAATAAAGGTCTCAGACTACACTGTTGAGAAGGCGGGGCACGTAGATATTTTCAGAAAGAAATTCGAATACACACTCTGGCCTTTGCTGGTGGAAGAAATTGAAAACAAGTCGATGGATCACCCGGTCGAAACCAGGTTAGTCGCCAATTATGGGTGA
- a CDS encoding response regulator — translation MHKYIIILLLGWLSISPLFSQRSHELDSLKEQFNKVSITDDRTRITLLNNLSFMNQGYDYRQALQYGREALRLSEQINFKEGIAMAKNRMANCYWILGDNELAIEYALSAASIAEENKLISLQADAYRLLGATYTGRREFDKAEYYINEAEKKCLQIGNEELLMKVYNASGLILSFKKNNDSSILILNEALRLAVKNHKSFYIPIIYGNLGQVHAKLSTSDASEVAAKFYKTSLILARQEQNHYAEVVALNHMGSTTMAHGQFKESQEYLTEALALSERIGFKSHKLIIYMNFIGLKMKQKDFWGAHEYMSHYYSLKDTLLNEKKTRRVVELEMLHETEKREATIKLLEQEKRIQSIWANVFVVGIILSIGVGLIIYRLQKLRTRKTKELLETQKKLNAKLKETDVLKSRFFANISHEFRTPLTLIKGPIEEKLNSPRLSGSDREIFSVVRRNTNRLLDLVNQLLDLSKLEAGKMELQLKSDNLHEFIQLLVTSFDSLAEHKKITFIRNINIADKPARFDSDKLEKIIGNVLFNAFKFTPAEGRVELTIQSSDQNKLNILISDTGRGIPEDEIPYVFTPFYQIKNTQDDGQPGTGLGLSLVNELVKLHNGTINLKSRVNEGTEININLIIDWNGAEADESSEIAFNNIGDRISRYEDAPELETIFENQLSDNTILIVEDNAELRNFIARIFKNRFTVLMAEHGEQGIALALEHIPDLIISDVMMPKMSGLELTEKIKLDERTSHIPVILLTAKADDESRMQGFKIGADDYLSKPFSAEELKIRVNNLIELRKKLIIKFRDGLVPFSEPLPKEIAEPTLDEKFIARAREVVERNITDSSFGVEKFAEEMNLSRAQLFRKLKVLVDSSPTDFISDIRLLRAAELIRSKTDTISQISYKVGFNEQSYFAKRFRKKFGVSPSEYVNG, via the coding sequence ATGCATAAGTATATCATCATTCTACTTCTTGGCTGGCTGTCAATCTCACCGCTTTTTTCACAAAGATCCCATGAACTGGATAGCCTGAAAGAGCAATTCAACAAAGTGAGCATAACGGATGATCGTACACGGATCACTCTATTAAATAACCTGAGTTTCATGAATCAGGGGTATGATTACAGACAGGCATTACAATATGGAAGAGAAGCACTCCGGCTGTCGGAACAAATAAATTTCAAAGAAGGAATCGCCATGGCCAAGAACCGGATGGCCAACTGCTACTGGATCCTCGGTGATAATGAACTGGCCATTGAATATGCTCTTTCCGCGGCCTCGATCGCTGAAGAAAACAAATTGATCTCTCTGCAGGCAGATGCTTACAGATTATTAGGTGCAACCTACACTGGAAGGCGAGAGTTCGATAAAGCCGAATATTATATTAACGAGGCAGAAAAAAAATGTCTTCAGATCGGGAATGAAGAACTTCTAATGAAGGTCTACAACGCCTCGGGCCTTATTCTATCATTCAAGAAGAACAATGACAGCTCCATACTCATTCTTAATGAAGCACTGAGATTAGCGGTCAAGAATCATAAGTCATTTTACATTCCTATCATTTATGGTAACCTGGGCCAGGTTCACGCCAAGCTCTCTACCTCTGATGCCAGTGAGGTTGCAGCCAAATTTTATAAGACATCATTAATTCTTGCCCGGCAAGAACAGAATCATTATGCAGAAGTCGTCGCGCTCAATCACATGGGAAGCACTACCATGGCACACGGACAGTTCAAAGAATCACAGGAATATCTGACAGAGGCGCTGGCTTTATCCGAGAGGATCGGTTTCAAAAGCCACAAGCTTATCATCTATATGAATTTCATCGGGCTCAAGATGAAGCAAAAGGATTTCTGGGGAGCCCATGAATACATGAGTCATTACTATTCACTAAAAGATACACTTCTCAACGAAAAGAAAACACGGAGAGTTGTTGAGCTTGAGATGCTCCATGAGACAGAGAAAAGAGAGGCCACGATTAAATTACTGGAACAGGAGAAACGCATTCAGTCTATCTGGGCAAATGTATTTGTCGTTGGTATTATTCTTTCCATCGGTGTGGGTCTGATCATTTACAGGCTTCAGAAATTGCGTACAAGAAAAACCAAAGAGCTTCTCGAAACACAAAAGAAACTTAACGCCAAGCTGAAAGAAACGGATGTATTAAAGTCTCGCTTCTTTGCCAACATCTCACATGAGTTCAGAACTCCGCTTACACTGATCAAAGGTCCGATTGAAGAAAAGCTCAACTCCCCGAGACTGAGTGGTTCCGATCGGGAGATCTTTTCTGTTGTTCGACGCAACACCAACCGGTTATTGGATCTGGTGAATCAACTGCTGGATCTTTCAAAGCTTGAAGCCGGCAAAATGGAGTTGCAATTAAAGTCAGACAACCTTCATGAATTCATTCAGCTGCTGGTCACTTCTTTTGATTCACTGGCGGAGCATAAAAAGATAACCTTCATCAGGAATATTAACATCGCAGATAAGCCTGCACGGTTCGACAGTGACAAGCTGGAGAAGATCATAGGCAATGTACTGTTCAATGCATTCAAGTTTACCCCTGCTGAAGGAAGAGTAGAGCTTACAATTCAATCTTCAGATCAGAACAAGCTTAACATTCTGATCAGTGATACGGGGCGTGGAATTCCGGAAGACGAGATCCCGTATGTATTCACTCCTTTCTACCAGATAAAGAATACCCAGGATGACGGGCAGCCTGGCACCGGATTGGGACTTTCACTGGTGAATGAACTTGTCAAGCTTCACAATGGAACCATCAACCTGAAGAGTCGTGTCAATGAAGGAACTGAAATAAATATCAATCTGATCATTGACTGGAACGGAGCGGAAGCTGATGAATCATCCGAGATTGCATTTAATAATATCGGAGACAGGATAAGTCGGTATGAAGATGCTCCGGAGCTGGAGACCATCTTTGAAAATCAGTTGTCTGATAACACAATCCTCATCGTTGAGGATAATGCGGAATTAAGAAATTTTATAGCACGCATCTTCAAGAACAGGTTCACAGTATTGATGGCCGAACACGGCGAACAAGGTATAGCGCTGGCACTAGAACATATTCCAGATCTGATTATCTCAGATGTGATGATGCCAAAGATGAGCGGACTGGAACTGACAGAAAAAATAAAGCTGGATGAGCGCACCAGTCACATACCGGTTATTCTATTAACCGCCAAGGCTGACGACGAATCACGCATGCAGGGTTTTAAGATCGGCGCAGATGATTATTTATCGAAACCATTCTCTGCGGAAGAGCTTAAGATCAGGGTAAATAATTTAATAGAGCTGAGGAAAAAACTGATCATCAAATTCAGGGATGGGCTTGTTCCTTTTTCAGAGCCATTGCCAAAGGAGATTGCAGAGCCGACGCTGGATGAGAAGTTTATTGCACGAGCACGTGAAGTAGTGGAAAGAAACATTACCGACTCATCTTTCGGAGTAGAGAAGTTTGCGGAAGAGATGAACCTGAGTCGTGCGCAGTTATTCAGAAAGTTGAAAGTACTGGTCGACTCTTCTCCGACAGATTTTATCAGTGATATCCGTTTGCTAAGGGCTGCTGAGCTGATACGATCGAAGACCGACACGATCTCACAGATCAGTTATAAGGTTGGGTTTAATGAGCAGTCATACTTCGCGAAGAGATTCAGAAAGAAGTTTGGTGTGTCGCCTTCGGAGTATGTTAATGGGTGA
- a CDS encoding type IX secretion system membrane protein PorP/SprF yields MKILLPVIIICLFITESFAQQDPLYAQYFNNPMLINPAVAGSNERLFVGLGYRKQWSGLDGSPTTFNFNSHMALANDKLGAGLIVVQDKFGEFKTTQYGAALSYKIKLTHSTFSFGMQAGVVQYSTNLEGLNVLNPDKLFAPFSEMKFNTGVGLLLKNERYTVGLSVPQLLKNSVSQGGTDIKVQGQNFYLYGDYLFFLSEDIEFKPSTLLRMTDGSPLSVDLNLNLTFNRLYTAGVFTRNANTYGVLVQMIMKNVRLGYVFELPGKSSALNFNTHEVSLALSLGVLKSHGAVVKF; encoded by the coding sequence ATGAAAATACTTTTACCGGTTATTATCATTTGTCTGTTCATCACAGAATCGTTTGCGCAACAGGATCCATTGTATGCGCAGTACTTCAACAATCCCATGCTGATCAATCCGGCCGTTGCAGGAAGCAATGAAAGATTGTTTGTCGGGTTGGGTTATCGAAAGCAATGGAGCGGACTCGATGGCAGTCCGACGACATTTAATTTCAACAGTCATATGGCATTGGCCAATGATAAGTTAGGAGCGGGGTTGATTGTCGTTCAGGATAAGTTCGGCGAATTCAAAACAACTCAGTATGGAGCAGCCTTGTCGTACAAGATCAAGCTCACTCATTCTACCTTCTCGTTTGGAATGCAGGCGGGAGTCGTTCAGTATTCAACCAACCTGGAAGGATTGAATGTCCTCAATCCGGATAAATTGTTTGCGCCATTTTCTGAAATGAAGTTCAATACCGGCGTCGGATTGTTATTAAAGAATGAACGCTACACAGTAGGGTTATCTGTTCCGCAATTGCTGAAGAATTCTGTCAGCCAGGGAGGAACGGATATTAAAGTACAGGGACAGAATTTTTACCTGTATGGCGATTATCTTTTTTTCCTGAGTGAGGATATTGAATTCAAGCCATCAACATTATTGAGAATGACGGATGGATCGCCGTTGTCAGTAGACCTGAATCTCAACCTGACCTTCAACCGGCTTTATACAGCAGGCGTCTTCACGCGAAATGCCAACACCTATGGCGTGCTGGTGCAGATGATCATGAAGAATGTGAGGTTGGGATATGTGTTTGAACTTCCGGGCAAGAGCTCGGCGTTGAATTTTAATACACATGAAGTTAGTCTGGCGTTGTCGCTGGGGGTTTTGAAGTCGCATGGGGCGGTGGTGAAGTTTTAG
- a CDS encoding site-specific integrase, producing MGDMIKVLFYVRTNKMNRKGLVPVYMRVTINGGRFEAATSRYVEPGKWSTIGEKMDCKLKENQETNEYLAVLRNKAFTIQKKLITLEKAVTVEEFSRKWRGVKETARMLMEVFKFHNQQVKELIGRQYSHATWKRYETSYEHTKHFMQDTYKISDIDISQIKYKFITDYEFWLKTKRNCNQNSTVKYLTNFKKIIYICLKNSWLDRDPFVGYKMIKREVEREVLNEEELSVMAEKKFVIDRISMVRDTFLFCCYTGLAYIDVKQLKRSEIVTGIDGGKWIFTHREKTETPSRVPLLPPACAIIEQYKNHPLCEEHLLPVFSNQRMNAYLKEVADLCGITKKLTTHMARHTFATTVTLNNGVPIETVSKMLGHKNLRTTQHYAKILDKKVSDDMMILRSKLESKTEASAQTKNAI from the coding sequence ATGGGAGACATGATCAAAGTTCTTTTCTATGTGAGAACTAACAAAATGAATCGAAAAGGCCTCGTTCCGGTCTATATGAGAGTCACAATCAATGGCGGGCGATTTGAAGCCGCTACATCGCGCTACGTGGAGCCCGGCAAATGGTCGACAATCGGTGAAAAAATGGATTGTAAACTCAAGGAAAACCAGGAGACAAACGAATACCTGGCAGTACTTCGGAACAAAGCTTTTACTATCCAGAAAAAACTAATTACACTTGAGAAGGCAGTAACAGTCGAAGAGTTTTCAAGAAAGTGGCGCGGAGTCAAAGAGACAGCACGCATGTTGATGGAGGTGTTTAAATTTCACAATCAACAAGTCAAAGAATTAATTGGACGGCAATACTCCCATGCAACATGGAAACGGTATGAAACTTCTTATGAGCATACCAAGCACTTCATGCAGGACACCTATAAAATATCAGACATAGACATTAGTCAGATCAAGTATAAGTTCATTACCGATTATGAGTTTTGGTTAAAAACAAAACGGAATTGCAATCAGAATAGCACCGTAAAGTATCTGACGAACTTCAAAAAGATAATTTATATCTGCCTGAAGAATTCATGGCTTGATAGAGACCCGTTCGTTGGATATAAAATGATTAAACGTGAGGTTGAAAGAGAAGTTCTGAACGAAGAGGAACTAAGCGTAATGGCAGAAAAGAAATTTGTAATTGATCGGATAAGCATGGTCAGAGACACATTTCTTTTTTGCTGCTATACTGGACTAGCTTATATTGACGTCAAGCAACTTAAACGTTCAGAAATAGTGACTGGCATAGATGGCGGTAAATGGATATTTACGCACCGTGAAAAAACAGAAACACCTTCCCGAGTTCCATTGCTTCCTCCAGCATGTGCGATCATTGAGCAATACAAAAACCATCCGCTATGCGAAGAACACCTTCTTCCGGTTTTCAGTAATCAAAGAATGAATGCCTATTTAAAAGAAGTTGCTGACCTCTGTGGTATAACCAAAAAGTTAACAACACACATGGCTAGACACACTTTTGCAACGACAGTGACATTAAATAATGGTGTTCCAATTGAAACAGTAAGTAAGATGCTCGGTCATAAAAATCTAAGAACTACTCAGCATTATGCAAAAATCCTGGATAAGAAAGTAAGTGATGATATGATGATATTGAGAAGCAAACTTGAATCTAAGACTGAGGCTTCAGCACAAACCAAAAATGCCATATAG
- a CDS encoding alpha-ketoglutarate-dependent dioxygenase AlkB — MAQLDFFSPMIDESFKEGLRVLDNGEYIFHANFFSRKDSDFYFQMLRQNVDWKQESMNMYGKKIDFPRLTSWYGDNNKPYSFSGITLNPLKWNTELLAIKGRIEPEANVSFNSVLLNLYRNGHDSISWHTDAEKELGQNPVIGSVNFGATRTFQLRHIKTKQKLDIELTHGSLLIMRGELQHFWQHQIPKTNKPVEERINLTFRVIK, encoded by the coding sequence ATGGCACAGTTAGATTTTTTCAGTCCCATGATTGATGAGTCCTTCAAGGAAGGACTCAGAGTCCTTGATAATGGTGAATACATATTTCATGCGAATTTCTTCAGTCGCAAGGATAGCGATTTCTATTTTCAGATGTTAAGGCAGAATGTCGACTGGAAGCAAGAGTCTATGAATATGTATGGTAAGAAAATTGATTTTCCTAGATTAACTTCATGGTACGGGGATAACAACAAGCCATATTCATTTTCCGGTATTACACTTAATCCCCTCAAATGGAACACCGAACTCCTTGCTATAAAAGGCCGGATCGAGCCGGAAGCGAATGTTTCCTTTAATAGCGTACTTTTGAACTTATACAGGAATGGTCATGACTCTATTTCTTGGCATACCGATGCAGAGAAAGAATTAGGGCAGAATCCAGTAATTGGTTCAGTAAATTTTGGCGCAACGAGAACTTTTCAGTTACGTCACATAAAAACGAAACAAAAGCTTGACATTGAGCTCACGCATGGAAGCCTTCTCATTATGCGCGGGGAATTGCAGCACTTCTGGCAGCATCAAATACCGAAAACAAACAAGCCAGTAGAAGAGCGCATTAATCTTACTTTCAGGGTTATTAAGTAA